A window of the Parabacteroides merdae ATCC 43184 genome harbors these coding sequences:
- a CDS encoding NAD(P)H-binding protein produces the protein MKRILILGASGTFGKALVEKLSNDEECHLTLASRHASACYHESERCHVVDCDAMKADDLQQAMAGCHVVYCAISGDDLPVIAEKTVSAMKKAGLRRIIFMGAVGIYDEIPADMDDEDNVRNNPDQIPNRKAADIVENSGLDYTVLRPGYLRDGDKDDFTLTFKGEQAKGLFRPSPPLSGLPFVLYMMTRSMSVKA, from the coding sequence ATGAAAAGAATTCTGATTTTAGGAGCATCCGGGACATTCGGGAAAGCTCTTGTCGAGAAGCTGAGCAATGACGAAGAGTGTCATCTGACGCTTGCATCCCGTCATGCCTCGGCTTGCTATCACGAAAGTGAGCGATGCCATGTCGTCGATTGTGACGCCATGAAAGCGGATGATTTGCAGCAGGCGATGGCGGGTTGCCATGTGGTGTATTGCGCCATATCGGGCGACGATTTGCCCGTTATCGCTGAAAAAACGGTATCAGCCATGAAGAAAGCCGGTTTACGCCGTATTATCTTTATGGGAGCCGTGGGAATCTACGATGAGATTCCGGCGGACATGGACGATGAAGACAATGTTAGAAACAATCCCGACCAAATACCCAACCGCAAAGCGGCGGATATTGTGGAAAACAGCGGTCTGGATTACACGGTACTTCGTCCGGGGTATTTACGGGACGGGGATAAGGATGATTTCACATTGACTTTCAAAGGCGAACAAGCGAAAGGATTGTTTCGACCATCCCCTCCGTTGTCGGGCTTGCCGTTCGTCTTATACATGATGACACGCTCTATGTCCGTCAAAGCGTGA
- a CDS encoding SDR family oxidoreductase: MEIRFENKVAFITGAAGGIGYAAARMFAEAGASVVMADLDSRVTDRAKELEAEGHNAIGIRCDVSDEVQVKAAVEKAVAVFGKLDIAYNNVGIHAAVREDLAETEGWDFDRVISVNLRGVWNCMKYELVEMKKHGKGAIVNCSSQGGLVGIPCIGAYNASKHGVLGLTKSAALEYARQGIRINAICPGTCETPMVRQAIEQSPDHMARVIDAIPLGRVGKAEEIASMVLLLCSDYAGFAIGQTWAMDGGYTAM; this comes from the coding sequence ATGGAAATACGTTTTGAAAATAAAGTGGCATTTATTACGGGTGCGGCTGGCGGTATCGGTTATGCCGCCGCACGGATGTTTGCCGAAGCCGGTGCGTCGGTTGTCATGGCCGATTTGGATAGTCGGGTAACAGACCGTGCCAAGGAACTGGAAGCGGAAGGACACAACGCCATCGGTATCAGGTGTGACGTATCGGACGAGGTACAAGTGAAAGCGGCTGTCGAAAAGGCGGTCGCTGTTTTCGGCAAGTTGGATATAGCCTATAATAACGTAGGCATACATGCCGCCGTGCGGGAAGATCTGGCGGAAACCGAAGGCTGGGATTTCGACCGGGTAATTTCGGTCAATCTGCGTGGCGTGTGGAACTGTATGAAGTACGAACTTGTCGAGATGAAAAAGCACGGCAAGGGAGCCATCGTGAACTGCTCGTCGCAGGGTGGTCTGGTAGGCATCCCCTGCATCGGGGCTTACAACGCCTCGAAGCACGGTGTACTGGGACTGACCAAATCGGCGGCGTTGGAGTATGCCCGGCAGGGAATCCGCATCAACGCTATCTGCCCCGGCACCTGCGAGACACCGATGGTACGTCAGGCCATCGAGCAGTCGCCCGACCACATGGCACGTGTCATCGACGCCATCCCGTTGGGGCGTGTCGGCAAGGCAGAAGAAATCGCTTCGATGGTGCTGCTCCTTTGCAGCGACTATGCCGGCTTTGCCATCGGACAGACTTGGGCGATGGACGGAGGATATACGGCGATGTGA